A single window of Rubripirellula lacrimiformis DNA harbors:
- a CDS encoding nuclear transport factor 2 family protein: MIYKSPFLIVFVFLLSLPVFGGSAVGDDAVVRQAISDYVDAFNRNDWQAVGAMWSEDGSHVDRESGERTVGRDAVMADIHAAVQQRPDTKLAGTVDHLRQIRPDVYSVVGTIEVQSADLPQSVSDFSAILVNEDSKWVIDSIEETPHAAPKSSYEALQELEWLVGKWVDEADSGRVETTFRWTANQAFLLRSFVVRGADQVTGQGTQVIGWDPRSQEIRSWAFSSDGAFGDATWVRTGNQWLIRSSQTVPDGRAASGTYVLTKVDDQTMTLQLIGHDIEGEPQPTEPAVTVVRVADQPQSVPDPSANNPR, from the coding sequence GTGATTTACAAGAGTCCGTTTCTAATTGTGTTCGTGTTTCTACTGTCACTTCCTGTGTTCGGTGGATCGGCCGTTGGTGATGACGCCGTTGTGCGTCAAGCCATTTCGGACTATGTCGACGCCTTCAATCGAAACGATTGGCAGGCCGTGGGTGCGATGTGGTCGGAAGATGGAAGTCATGTTGATCGCGAAAGCGGTGAACGCACCGTCGGTCGTGATGCCGTCATGGCCGATATCCACGCGGCTGTTCAACAACGTCCCGACACCAAACTGGCTGGCACCGTCGATCATCTGCGTCAGATTCGCCCCGATGTTTATTCGGTGGTCGGAACGATCGAAGTGCAGTCCGCCGATCTGCCACAAAGCGTCAGCGATTTCTCCGCCATCTTGGTCAACGAAGATTCCAAATGGGTGATCGATTCGATCGAGGAAACGCCTCACGCTGCACCGAAGTCATCCTACGAAGCACTTCAAGAATTGGAGTGGTTGGTGGGCAAGTGGGTTGATGAAGCAGACAGCGGACGAGTCGAAACAACGTTCCGCTGGACCGCGAACCAAGCCTTCCTGTTGCGTTCGTTCGTGGTCCGTGGTGCCGATCAAGTAACCGGGCAAGGCACCCAGGTCATCGGTTGGGATCCGCGAAGCCAAGAGATCCGTTCGTGGGCCTTCAGCAGCGATGGTGCATTCGGGGACGCCACTTGGGTGCGAACCGGGAACCAGTGGTTGATTCGGTCGTCGCAAACGGTTCCCGATGGACGCGCGGCATCCGGGACCTACGTCTTGACGAAGGTGGATGACCAGACGATGACGCTGCAGTTGATCGGTCATGATATCGAAGGAGAACCGCAGCCGACCGAGCCGGCCGTCACGGTTGTCCGTGTGGCGGACCAGCCGCAGTCGGTTCCCGATCCATCCGCCAACAACCCCCGCTAG
- a CDS encoding helix-turn-helix domain-containing protein, which produces MADYLSLEEAAKKLGIPTERLVELRSQGKVRGFRDGSSWKFPENAIEQLHDDLADMGAGGSGILADSGLGLGLSSGSSIIGGDESSSDDGSGSDLGIGGESTSPGGSDVNLVASEGEGSDVAIVASDSDLMLGSDGGGLLEIDSADLQLNDPAIMHDSAQLDLAIEPNAGSTGPVTDAELKEIAESHPDILAPQKSGSGSGIGSGSVLDLAADEFKLESESGLSFTDGDDDDSGEEMLGIDEDDSAMAALGSALGSDKGDGASSLELMDDLKLSGDGSAAGMGSRGVDVLSELDLLSAEQSGSGLISGDSDNLLMSSGLGSSIGADALSGSDLSGIDDALADDDDLVIADDDDDLVISSAGSDISVAGDSGINLMSPSDSGLSLESEPLDLAGSSISALDLGAELSDGGSSASGSGSGSIVDFQADEEFQLSPSGIGLDADLESGSQVIEVEDSAEAVEFDDAGFGDADPLGGDVFGEDPDDAEVVALDDDGEAVEIDESAEPVSMGAAPMGGYEVPFSMLQCVTLMLVVLVLGIGGMLMTDLVRNMWTYSEQSAPVSSLTDSLIGLMGWGQ; this is translated from the coding sequence ATGGCAGACTATTTGTCACTTGAGGAAGCAGCCAAGAAGCTTGGAATCCCTACCGAACGTTTGGTAGAGCTTCGTAGCCAGGGAAAAGTTCGTGGCTTTCGAGACGGTTCTAGCTGGAAGTTCCCCGAGAACGCCATCGAACAGTTGCACGACGATCTGGCCGATATGGGCGCCGGTGGCAGCGGCATTCTGGCCGACAGCGGTCTAGGCCTAGGGCTCTCGAGCGGCAGCAGCATCATTGGCGGCGATGAATCGTCGTCCGACGATGGCAGCGGCAGTGATTTGGGAATCGGCGGCGAATCGACCTCGCCCGGCGGCAGCGACGTCAACTTGGTCGCGTCCGAAGGCGAAGGCAGCGATGTCGCGATCGTTGCTAGCGATAGCGATCTGATGCTGGGCAGTGACGGCGGCGGATTGCTGGAAATCGATTCGGCTGATCTGCAGCTAAACGATCCGGCCATCATGCACGATTCAGCACAACTGGATTTGGCGATCGAACCCAACGCGGGAAGCACCGGTCCGGTGACTGACGCCGAGTTGAAAGAGATTGCCGAATCGCACCCCGACATTCTGGCCCCGCAAAAAAGCGGCTCGGGCAGTGGAATCGGTAGTGGCAGCGTTTTGGACCTGGCTGCCGACGAATTCAAATTAGAAAGTGAAAGCGGGCTCAGCTTTACCGACGGCGACGATGACGACAGCGGCGAAGAAATGCTGGGCATCGACGAAGACGACAGCGCAATGGCCGCTCTGGGCAGTGCCCTTGGAAGCGACAAGGGCGATGGCGCCAGCAGTCTGGAACTGATGGACGACCTGAAACTTTCGGGCGACGGCAGCGCAGCGGGAATGGGATCGCGCGGTGTCGACGTGCTAAGCGAACTGGATCTGTTGAGCGCCGAGCAATCTGGCAGCGGACTGATCTCGGGCGATAGTGACAACCTTCTGATGTCGTCCGGATTGGGCAGCAGCATCGGTGCAGACGCGCTCTCGGGCAGCGATCTATCCGGCATCGATGACGCGTTGGCCGATGACGACGATCTTGTGATCGCCGACGATGACGACGATTTGGTGATCAGCAGTGCTGGCAGCGATATCTCGGTCGCCGGTGACAGCGGAATCAATTTAATGAGCCCCTCGGACAGCGGACTTTCGCTCGAAAGCGAACCGTTGGACTTGGCCGGCAGCAGCATTTCGGCTCTGGACTTGGGTGCCGAACTTTCCGACGGTGGCAGCAGTGCCAGCGGAAGCGGAAGTGGATCCATCGTCGACTTCCAGGCCGACGAAGAATTCCAACTGTCGCCTTCGGGCATCGGGTTGGATGCCGATCTGGAAAGCGGATCGCAAGTGATCGAAGTCGAAGATTCGGCCGAAGCGGTTGAATTTGACGATGCCGGTTTCGGCGACGCCGACCCGCTGGGCGGAGACGTTTTTGGCGAAGATCCCGACGACGCCGAAGTCGTTGCATTGGACGATGATGGCGAAGCTGTTGAAATCGACGAATCCGCCGAACCAGTGTCGATGGGGGCTGCCCCGATGGGCGGCTACGAAGTGCCGTTTTCGATGCTGCAGTGCGTCACGTTGATGCTGGTCGTCTTGGTCCTGGGAATCGGCGGCATGCTGATGACCGACCTGGTTCGCAACATGTGGACCTACAGCGAACAGAGTGCGCCGGTCAGTTCGTTGACCGACTCGCTGATCGGCCTGATGGGCTGGGGACAGTAG
- a CDS encoding DUF3302 domain-containing protein translates to MAEYPFASIGDALHLIALLAIFVFIAVAAFVLLALAALPGQIAARRSHPQTAAVNVCGWLGLPTGGFWIAALVWAYWNYDRPEPDSGVLSAQITRLEEVVRGLEQQRPSGSQPARNRGTV, encoded by the coding sequence GTGGCCGAGTATCCATTTGCTTCGATCGGGGATGCGCTGCACCTCATCGCGCTGTTGGCGATCTTTGTTTTCATAGCGGTGGCCGCGTTCGTATTGCTGGCCCTGGCCGCATTGCCCGGCCAAATCGCGGCTCGTCGCAGTCATCCCCAAACCGCTGCGGTCAACGTGTGTGGTTGGTTGGGATTGCCGACGGGTGGGTTTTGGATCGCCGCGTTGGTATGGGCGTATTGGAATTACGATCGACCCGAACCTGATTCGGGTGTGCTTAGCGCTCAGATCACTCGGCTGGAAGAAGTCGTCCGTGGTCTAGAACAGCAGCGTCCATCGGGTTCGCAGCCTGCACGAAATCGAGGGACGGTATGA
- a CDS encoding ROK family protein yields MAEKEKNIWIGFDLGGTKMLSIAYDNEWKELGRRRRKTRGREGSDSGVERIASTIARMLDESNLDREQIAGIGIGCPGPIDLVKGRILTTPNLGWDDVEIGAFLKKKFDCPVVVVNDVDAGVFGEYEFGAAKDARCAVGIFPGTGVGGGCVYEGKILQGAGISCMEIGHTRISSSIRASGISMSGTVESEASRLTIAAEAAKAAFRGDAPYLAKKTGTDLSEIRSGAIADSIQNGDKAIKRLVEESAEVIGLAVVNIVHILAPDKIVLGGGLVEAMEDLIVGTVKKTAKANVMSVYKDRFDVVAAKLGDDAGVWGAAAWAKSQLTAK; encoded by the coding sequence ATGGCCGAGAAAGAAAAGAACATTTGGATCGGATTCGATCTTGGCGGCACCAAGATGCTGTCGATTGCCTACGACAATGAATGGAAAGAACTCGGTCGCCGCCGTCGCAAGACTCGCGGACGCGAAGGTTCCGATAGCGGTGTCGAACGGATCGCATCCACGATCGCTCGGATGTTGGACGAAAGCAATTTGGATCGCGAACAGATTGCCGGAATCGGGATCGGTTGCCCCGGGCCCATCGACTTGGTCAAGGGCCGGATTTTGACGACGCCAAACTTAGGTTGGGACGACGTTGAAATCGGTGCGTTCTTGAAAAAGAAGTTCGACTGTCCGGTGGTCGTCGTCAACGATGTCGACGCAGGCGTGTTCGGCGAATACGAATTCGGGGCGGCCAAGGATGCGCGATGTGCCGTTGGTATCTTCCCAGGCACCGGCGTCGGCGGCGGATGCGTCTATGAAGGCAAAATCCTGCAGGGAGCCGGCATCAGTTGCATGGAGATCGGGCACACCCGGATCAGCAGCAGTATCCGCGCCAGCGGCATCTCGATGTCGGGAACCGTCGAATCCGAAGCCAGTCGGTTGACGATCGCGGCCGAAGCCGCCAAAGCCGCATTCCGCGGCGACGCCCCGTACCTGGCCAAGAAGACGGGCACCGATCTGTCAGAGATTCGCAGCGGCGCGATTGCCGATTCGATTCAAAACGGTGACAAGGCGATCAAACGATTGGTCGAAGAGTCAGCCGAAGTGATCGGTCTGGCCGTGGTCAACATCGTCCACATTCTGGCCCCCGACAAAATCGTCCTCGGCGGCGGATTGGTCGAAGCGATGGAAGACTTGATCGTGGGCACGGTGAAGAAGACTGCCAAGGCAAACGTGATGAGCGTTTACAAAGATCGCTTTGACGTCGTCGCCGCCAAGTTGGGTGACGACGCCGGGGTTTGGGGAGCAGCCGCTTGGGCCAAGTCGCAATTGACGGCGAAGTAA
- a CDS encoding HlyD family secretion protein, with product MMWILSGIYCFGLWLVFAKLKLLRLSLPIAIVAGSIGPALIVALLFYHPRTTNVVVIQQVVPLTPQLTRAGRVTKVAVQPNVPIRKGDVLFEVDRTPYENTVARLTDSVNEAEGGVKVAQSAVQVAAASIQRAQADFEFATNQRDRQQKLMDASAGSEAQLDQAVASYAQATAALDQANTTSQQTELSVAVAQTQLGQARIALAEAKYDLEQTTVVAPSDGFVTNLQLREGALIGGPGAQPVMSFIPERKGSDLGVVVAMFGQRNYLLIKPKQYAEVVLDAYPGQVFTGRVMTTIDTSGTGQLQASGDLPDEIGSGKASAFAVRIALDDGQSLRLPGGAVGSAAVYTDHVQVAGIPVMFVMRMESWINYVF from the coding sequence ATGATGTGGATCCTATCGGGCATCTACTGCTTTGGACTGTGGTTGGTGTTTGCAAAGTTAAAGTTGCTGCGACTATCGCTGCCGATCGCCATTGTGGCCGGTTCGATTGGCCCAGCATTGATTGTGGCGTTGTTGTTTTATCACCCGCGCACGACTAATGTGGTGGTGATCCAACAGGTGGTGCCACTGACGCCTCAATTGACACGTGCCGGGCGTGTGACCAAAGTCGCTGTCCAACCCAATGTGCCCATCCGCAAGGGGGACGTGCTGTTCGAAGTCGATCGGACTCCTTACGAAAACACGGTCGCGCGGCTAACCGATTCTGTCAACGAAGCCGAAGGCGGTGTTAAAGTTGCCCAGTCGGCGGTGCAGGTTGCCGCAGCCTCGATCCAACGCGCCCAAGCCGATTTTGAATTTGCGACCAACCAACGCGACCGCCAACAAAAGTTGATGGACGCAAGCGCGGGCAGTGAGGCACAGTTGGATCAAGCCGTGGCATCGTATGCCCAAGCTACCGCAGCGCTTGATCAAGCCAACACCACGTCACAGCAAACCGAACTGTCCGTCGCGGTCGCCCAGACTCAGTTGGGGCAGGCACGGATTGCATTGGCCGAAGCGAAATACGATCTGGAACAAACCACCGTGGTTGCACCGAGTGACGGGTTTGTCACGAACCTGCAGCTTCGCGAAGGAGCCTTGATCGGCGGACCCGGGGCACAGCCGGTGATGAGTTTCATTCCGGAACGCAAGGGATCCGATCTTGGCGTCGTTGTCGCCATGTTCGGCCAGAGGAACTACTTGCTGATCAAGCCCAAGCAGTACGCCGAAGTCGTGCTAGATGCCTACCCAGGTCAGGTCTTCACCGGCCGAGTGATGACGACGATTGATACCTCCGGAACCGGCCAATTGCAGGCTTCGGGCGATTTGCCTGATGAAATTGGATCCGGCAAAGCGAGTGCTTTTGCGGTTCGCATCGCGCTGGACGATGGGCAATCGCTGCGGCTGCCTGGCGGGGCAGTGGGAAGTGCCGCTGTCTATACCGACCATGTCCAGGTCGCCGGCATCCCGGTCATGTTCGTGATGCGGATGGAAAGCTGGATCAACTATGTATTTTGA
- a CDS encoding MotA/TolQ/ExbB proton channel family protein yields MTDHGKSFSRNSAGFPPTGTKSNTLPADASNKAQRSPAETERASDRGTHLAVAAAPVAGNPMLATVLGAGMSIGFYGLLLSAMRIEPVSAYTGPLERYFLGHPVAVAATILFCFALSMLIAKTLGVMAQNNLLDRIRDADLRPADQSGDSPAQAWLDENDAGHVARNWLEDLSRLPGASRTSHLVTRLQEVLTRQSQRGSTKHLADDLRELGGRDADAAHDSLGLVRIIVWAIPMLGFLGTVIGITQTLGGLDFSSGTGAVDNLKSGLYVAFDTTAMGLVLSVLAIFLQFPVERAEQRMLATIDARVGHLVSSTLPSDEASDNQTVLIADLCRGVQAAVAESLSNQATLWRETIDSAQSQWQLVHEKNNTTLADAFELTIAPALLKHAESINETSQAASERMSLQCDRWQSSLDTAQSQLNQTQQTSAEQIRNQTSVLNETLDDVCETLASQQQTLAGHYSSINQTHDAIQRLTEATVSLQHQMATTRPTTDSQTDGMADAMRILARAVDTLSGRMNQDASHSTRRAA; encoded by the coding sequence TTGACTGACCACGGCAAATCGTTCTCGCGGAATTCCGCAGGCTTTCCGCCGACCGGCACGAAATCCAACACTCTGCCTGCGGACGCTAGCAACAAAGCACAGCGGTCCCCTGCGGAAACCGAACGGGCATCCGACCGCGGAACCCATCTGGCTGTTGCTGCTGCGCCCGTGGCGGGCAACCCGATGCTGGCAACCGTCTTGGGCGCGGGAATGTCGATCGGGTTCTACGGACTGCTGCTGTCCGCGATGCGAATCGAACCGGTTTCCGCCTACACCGGACCACTGGAACGGTACTTCCTTGGCCACCCGGTCGCAGTCGCCGCCACCATCCTGTTTTGCTTTGCGCTGTCGATGCTGATCGCCAAAACGCTTGGCGTGATGGCTCAAAACAATCTGCTAGACCGCATCCGAGACGCCGACCTACGTCCGGCGGACCAAAGCGGCGACAGCCCGGCGCAGGCATGGCTGGATGAAAACGATGCGGGCCACGTTGCCCGCAATTGGCTAGAGGACCTGTCGCGATTGCCAGGCGCATCACGCACCAGCCACCTGGTGACACGACTTCAAGAAGTACTGACACGGCAATCCCAGCGCGGATCGACCAAGCACTTGGCAGACGATTTGCGCGAACTGGGCGGCCGCGACGCCGATGCAGCTCACGATTCATTGGGGCTGGTTCGGATCATCGTCTGGGCCATCCCGATGCTAGGATTCCTGGGGACGGTGATCGGGATCACACAGACGCTAGGCGGGCTGGACTTCAGCAGCGGCACCGGCGCGGTCGACAACCTGAAAAGCGGCCTGTACGTCGCCTTCGATACCACCGCGATGGGCTTGGTGCTATCGGTGTTGGCGATCTTTTTGCAGTTCCCTGTTGAACGGGCCGAACAACGGATGCTGGCCACGATCGACGCTCGCGTCGGCCACCTGGTCTCGTCCACACTGCCCAGCGACGAAGCATCCGACAACCAAACCGTGCTGATCGCGGATTTGTGCCGAGGGGTCCAAGCTGCGGTCGCCGAATCACTTTCCAACCAAGCCACGCTGTGGCGAGAAACCATCGATTCCGCTCAATCGCAGTGGCAACTGGTTCACGAAAAGAACAACACCACATTGGCCGACGCATTCGAACTGACGATTGCACCGGCGCTGCTGAAACATGCCGAATCGATCAACGAAACATCCCAGGCCGCTAGCGAGCGAATGAGCCTGCAATGCGACCGTTGGCAATCGTCGCTGGACACCGCCCAATCACAATTGAACCAAACCCAACAAACGTCGGCCGAACAGATTCGCAACCAGACCAGCGTGCTGAACGAAACGCTTGACGATGTCTGTGAAACGTTGGCCAGCCAACAACAAACCTTGGCCGGACATTACAGTTCGATCAACCAGACCCACGATGCGATCCAACGACTGACCGAAGCCACGGTTTCGCTGCAGCATCAGATGGCCACCACGCGTCCGACCACCGATTCGCAAACCGACGGCATGGCCGACGCGATGCGGATCCTAGCCCGAGCCGTTGACACACTGTCCGGTCGCATGAACCAGGACGCTTCGCACTCGACAAGGCGTGCAGCATGA
- a CDS encoding carbohydrate porin, protein MPTKFLDIRPLSICFLTLALGGTLTQAEDGCSGLACDTDPTAVAAMSCVDPRTTLFDDCLGLRSPMAAHGISVDADSTMFYMGVVDGGRDRDFRFGGHNDYVFNIDASKMGGPEGLFVKLRAEHRFGQSLGDATGALLPANVNADLPVRDSEDVFLTNVLFTQMLSETFGVFFGKLDTLDGDMNAFAHGRGKSQFSNQAFVATPIALRTTVYSTLGAGFVILGEDQTPLFQFSILNAINTTTSAGFDELFDEGVVLAPELRLPTNFLGMPGHQLFGGTWSSRNYADLAQDPRIILPNVPIDRQSDSWSLYWNCDQYLYVDPCNPSRGWGLFARAGVADPETNPVESFYSVGIGGNSLLRHRSADTFGAGWYYAKTSDELGPLLGTVFGDGQGMEMFYNVAVTPWLHVTPDLQVIEPANRRFDTATTVGLRTQIIF, encoded by the coding sequence ATGCCGACCAAATTTCTGGACATCCGACCGTTGTCCATCTGTTTCCTAACCCTCGCCTTGGGCGGAACGCTGACCCAGGCCGAGGACGGTTGCAGCGGCCTTGCCTGCGATACCGACCCCACCGCAGTCGCCGCGATGTCCTGCGTGGACCCACGGACCACACTGTTCGACGATTGCCTTGGCTTGCGATCGCCGATGGCCGCACATGGCATTTCAGTAGACGCCGATTCGACCATGTTCTACATGGGCGTGGTCGATGGCGGCCGTGACCGCGACTTCCGATTCGGCGGACACAACGACTATGTCTTCAACATCGACGCATCCAAAATGGGTGGTCCGGAAGGACTGTTCGTTAAACTTCGCGCCGAGCATCGGTTTGGTCAGTCGCTTGGCGACGCCACCGGTGCCCTGTTGCCGGCAAACGTGAATGCGGACTTGCCCGTGCGCGACAGCGAGGACGTGTTCCTGACCAACGTGTTGTTCACGCAGATGCTTTCCGAAACCTTTGGCGTGTTCTTTGGAAAACTGGACACTCTGGATGGCGACATGAATGCGTTCGCCCATGGACGTGGGAAATCGCAATTTTCAAACCAAGCTTTTGTCGCCACACCGATTGCGCTGCGAACAACGGTCTATTCAACCCTGGGTGCCGGTTTTGTCATCTTGGGCGAAGACCAAACCCCGCTGTTTCAGTTTTCGATCTTAAACGCGATCAACACCACAACGTCGGCGGGCTTCGATGAACTATTCGACGAAGGCGTCGTGCTGGCACCCGAACTGCGTCTACCGACCAATTTCTTAGGAATGCCCGGACACCAATTGTTTGGCGGCACGTGGAGCAGTCGCAACTATGCCGACCTCGCACAAGATCCTCGAATCATCCTGCCCAACGTACCGATCGATCGACAAAGCGATTCCTGGTCGCTGTATTGGAACTGTGACCAGTACCTGTATGTCGACCCATGCAATCCATCACGCGGCTGGGGCTTGTTTGCTCGCGCCGGTGTTGCCGATCCAGAAACCAACCCGGTCGAATCGTTCTACAGCGTCGGTATCGGCGGGAACAGCCTGCTGCGTCATCGCAGCGCCGACACCTTCGGTGCCGGTTGGTACTATGCCAAAACCAGCGATGAATTGGGACCGCTGCTAGGGACCGTCTTTGGTGATGGCCAAGGGATGGAAATGTTCTACAACGTGGCGGTCACCCCATGGCTGCACGTCACGCCTGACCTGCAGGTGATCGAGCCTGCCAACCGGAGGTTCGATACCGCCACCACGGTCGGCCTGCGTACCCAGATCATCTTCTAG
- a CDS encoding HAD family hydrolase, protein METRSAMIGQMNESGFGIKGLGWIVGVTMAVSVSAADPLPSWKATAAKKAIVDFVDRVATEGSPDFVPVAERIATFDNDGTLWCENPLPFQAIFAADEIERLLPDHPEWESNAAVQALQKRDVAGLSANHHKGLLEILALTHAGMTTDEFDQRVRDWLATAEHPRFNRPFDQCVYQPMLELLTYLRANGFQTWIVSGGGVDFMRVFADDVYGIPPDQVIGSYGQVKFEMKDGKPTLTKTLDTVFIDDKEGKPVGIHTFIGRRPIAAFGNSDGDQAMIQYTTIDNPRPSFGLIVHHTDGEREYAYDANPKSSGKLVTALEAAPGNGWTVVDMKNDWTTVFEAKP, encoded by the coding sequence ATGGAAACAAGGTCAGCGATGATAGGACAAATGAACGAATCCGGATTTGGCATCAAGGGGCTTGGGTGGATCGTTGGGGTCACGATGGCCGTGTCGGTTTCGGCTGCTGATCCGCTTCCGTCTTGGAAGGCGACTGCGGCCAAAAAAGCGATTGTCGATTTTGTTGATCGGGTTGCCACCGAGGGTTCACCTGACTTTGTTCCCGTGGCCGAACGCATTGCCACGTTCGATAACGACGGCACCCTGTGGTGCGAGAATCCGTTGCCGTTTCAAGCCATCTTTGCGGCGGATGAAATCGAGCGACTGTTGCCCGATCATCCCGAATGGGAAAGCAACGCTGCGGTTCAGGCATTGCAGAAACGTGACGTTGCCGGTTTGTCGGCGAACCACCACAAAGGGTTGCTGGAAATTCTTGCGTTGACCCACGCCGGCATGACGACCGATGAATTCGACCAGCGCGTACGGGATTGGTTGGCCACGGCCGAACACCCTCGTTTCAACAGGCCCTTCGATCAGTGCGTCTATCAGCCGATGTTGGAACTGTTGACCTACCTGCGAGCCAACGGCTTTCAAACCTGGATCGTGTCGGGTGGCGGAGTCGATTTTATGCGTGTCTTTGCCGACGACGTCTACGGCATCCCGCCCGACCAAGTGATCGGTTCTTATGGTCAAGTGAAGTTCGAAATGAAAGACGGAAAGCCCACGTTGACGAAAACCTTGGACACCGTTTTTATCGACGACAAGGAAGGCAAGCCCGTTGGCATTCACACCTTCATCGGTCGTCGCCCGATTGCTGCGTTTGGCAATTCGGATGGGGACCAGGCGATGATCCAGTACACGACGATCGACAACCCCCGGCCTAGTTTTGGATTGATCGTGCACCATACCGATGGCGAACGCGAATACGCCTACGATGCGAATCCCAAGAGCAGTGGCAAGCTGGTCACGGCGTTGGAAGCGGCGCCGGGTAATGGTTGGACCGTCGTCGACATGAAGAACGACTGGACGACCGTTTTTGAAGCAAAGCCCTGA